The sequence below is a genomic window from Verrucomicrobiia bacterium.
ATATAGGCCTCCAAGTCCGATACCCGTTGTTCGAGAGTCGGCTCGGCGCGCTTGGGCGCGGCGTCTTGCGCGAAAGCGGGCACGTCACATAAAAATTGCGCTGTAAGCAGACCTGTCAAAAGGATTAGCTTTCTCATTGGGTTCTCTATTTTTATTTGGTAGTTCTTTAGACGGCAGCGACTCCCTTCTCCTCAGTCCGAATGCGAACAGCCTCCTCAATCGAAGAGACGAAGACCTTCCCATCTCCAATCTTGCCGGTCTTCGCCGCTTTCACGATTGCAGCCACGGCTTCCTCCAGTTTCTCGTCCGCAAGGACCAGTTCCACTTTTATCTTCGGCAGGAAATCGACTGTGTATTCACTGCCGCGATAGATTTCGGTATGGCCTTTTTGGCGGCCAAAGCCTTTCACCTCGGTTACGGTCATTCCTTCAATGCCGATCTCACCAAGGGCATCCTTCA
It includes:
- a CDS encoding P-II family nitrogen regulator, which gives rise to MKKIEAIIKPFKLEEVKDALGEIGIEGMTVTEVKGFGRQKGHTEIYRGSEYTVDFLPKIKVELVLADEKLEEAVAAIVKAAKTGKIGDGKVFVSSIEEAVRIRTEEKGVAAV